Proteins encoded by one window of Cyclobacteriaceae bacterium:
- a CDS encoding toxin-antitoxin system YwqK family antitoxin gives MKRLSLIGFVLLTVQTYAQVFIRQTYHDREKRYIKEVYQVKDTVRNILHGRYASYFLNGNIESKGYFSNNETTGIWEFFYESGNMKMRGALRQNSNYGLWEYFYESGQKSMEGTVNGKAREGEWKTFYENGQIKEIGVYTNNKRTGLWKSFYEDGVRKGEIDYQDDYGRYTEYYHSGKVAAEGPKSGMRNVGHWRFYDETSGTLHIEGDYENGKKHGEWITYYASGNVAVRGAYHHDQPVGKWEYYFEDGTISSAGEYLGGQKNGYWSSFSADGKLLSEITYDKGTGEYREFYASGKLKSKGLMKDDKREGKWEYFYEDGKKEGECEFQNDRGTYFGYYPDGSLQTRGEIDGDKKIGTWELYERDGTLSGYYRPYYNEKPNLAKEITELAERTSTVKRVTGNSFDYFMPRANEYKGVIVEGNPVLMFAGRFPMAVEFYSQERLGHSFEFIGIRNPFFEADDQVAPYKLFERGYSISIKQKFYNPIKAGMWYFGHQLRFTNMGHFTNVVFNGNPESIITFTAPDQRIEYGVLLGYRIIQRNNASGFTIDLYGAAGVGYRNVDVDEVSASYFQNVDQQKFIATFSFGLNVGNVFSYR, from the coding sequence GTGAAAAGGTTATCTCTGATCGGCTTTGTACTTTTAACGGTTCAAACCTATGCACAGGTTTTTATCCGGCAAACCTATCACGATCGCGAAAAGCGTTACATCAAGGAAGTTTACCAGGTAAAAGATACTGTCCGCAACATTCTTCACGGCCGTTATGCTTCCTATTTTCTTAATGGCAACATTGAGTCGAAGGGATATTTCTCGAACAATGAAACAACCGGCATTTGGGAATTCTTCTATGAATCCGGGAACATGAAAATGCGTGGGGCTTTGCGGCAAAATTCAAACTACGGCTTGTGGGAATACTTCTACGAGAGCGGACAGAAAAGCATGGAGGGCACTGTAAACGGAAAAGCCCGCGAAGGGGAATGGAAAACGTTTTATGAAAATGGCCAGATCAAAGAGATCGGGGTATACACCAATAATAAACGAACCGGTTTATGGAAATCATTCTATGAAGATGGTGTTCGGAAAGGCGAAATCGATTATCAGGATGATTATGGTCGCTATACGGAATATTATCACTCGGGAAAGGTAGCTGCTGAAGGGCCTAAGTCCGGAATGCGCAACGTGGGGCATTGGCGTTTTTATGATGAAACTTCCGGTACGCTACACATTGAAGGCGATTATGAAAATGGAAAAAAGCATGGTGAATGGATAACCTACTATGCTTCAGGTAATGTGGCCGTTCGTGGTGCCTACCATCATGATCAACCGGTTGGTAAATGGGAATATTATTTTGAGGATGGAACGATCAGTTCAGCTGGTGAGTATTTGGGAGGTCAGAAAAACGGATACTGGAGTTCATTCTCTGCTGACGGAAAATTATTGAGTGAAATTACATACGATAAAGGCACTGGCGAATACCGCGAGTTCTACGCCAGTGGCAAGTTGAAGTCGAAAGGCTTGATGAAAGATGATAAGCGTGAAGGGAAGTGGGAGTATTTTTATGAGGATGGCAAGAAGGAAGGAGAGTGCGAGTTTCAAAATGATCGCGGCACCTATTTTGGCTATTACCCGGATGGCTCGCTACAAACCCGTGGTGAGATTGATGGCGATAAGAAGATTGGCACCTGGGAGTTGTATGAGCGAGACGGAACTTTGTCTGGCTATTACAGGCCGTACTACAACGAAAAGCCCAACCTGGCAAAAGAGATTACTGAATTGGCGGAACGAACTTCAACTGTAAAACGCGTTACCGGAAATAGTTTTGATTATTTCATGCCGCGTGCCAATGAATACAAGGGCGTAATCGTGGAAGGAAATCCGGTACTTATGTTTGCCGGTCGCTTTCCGATGGCGGTAGAATTTTATTCACAAGAACGACTTGGCCATTCCTTCGAATTTATTGGTATTCGTAATCCATTTTTTGAAGCTGATGATCAGGTAGCGCCCTATAAGCTTTTCGAGCGCGGCTATAGCATTTCCATCAAACAAAAATTCTACAACCCGATAAAAGCGGGCATGTGGTATTTTGGTCATCAACTCAGGTTTACGAACATGGGGCATTTTACCAATGTAGTGTTTAATGGTAATCCGGAAAGTATCATCACGTTCACGGCCCCCGACCAACGGATTGAATATGGTGTATTATTAGGTTACCGGATCATTCAACGAAACAATGCCAGCGGATTTACTATTGATTTGTATGGTGCCGCTGGAGTGGGATATAGAAACGTAGATGTAGATGAGGTAAGTGCATCGTATTTTCAAAATGTTGATCAGCAGAAATTCATTGCTACCTTTTCATTCGGGCTTAACGTAGGGAATGTATTTTCCTACCGGTAG
- a CDS encoding tryptophan 2,3-dioxygenase family protein — protein sequence MDDQKVNPELLTQLKKLQEKYDVMGQDLSSYLDGLLYSDYLTYWDYIHLDTLLSLQSPKTSFPDEHIFIIYHQITELYFRLVILELEQITSKENPDEKFFIERLDRVNRYFSHLENSFDIMVKGMERDQFLKFRMSLLPASGFQSAQYRVIEFYATDVINLVAEKDRQHITDPKNVDQVVDHLYWRSGATELATGKKTLTLQQFEKKYLHEFRELSLSLANRNLYRLYKKHFEGNQNVIDRLREFDTLANVLWPLAHMKSAAHYLEKDPEDIKATGGTNWQKYLPPRFQRIIFFPELWTEQEKAEWGKAAFIRK from the coding sequence ATGGACGACCAGAAAGTTAACCCCGAATTACTCACCCAGCTTAAAAAACTTCAGGAGAAATATGACGTAATGGGTCAGGACTTATCCTCCTACCTGGATGGCTTGCTGTACTCGGATTATTTAACGTATTGGGATTACATCCATTTGGATACGTTGTTAAGCCTGCAAAGTCCTAAAACCAGTTTTCCGGATGAGCACATCTTTATTATTTATCATCAGATCACGGAGCTTTATTTTCGGTTGGTGATTCTGGAGCTGGAACAAATCACTTCGAAGGAAAATCCGGATGAGAAATTTTTCATAGAGCGATTGGATCGCGTAAACCGGTATTTCAGTCACCTGGAAAATTCGTTCGACATTATGGTGAAGGGTATGGAGCGCGATCAGTTTTTGAAATTCCGGATGTCGCTACTTCCGGCCAGCGGATTTCAATCGGCACAGTATAGAGTTATTGAATTTTATGCCACGGATGTGATTAACCTGGTAGCTGAAAAAGATCGGCAGCACATTACCGATCCGAAAAATGTGGATCAGGTAGTAGACCATTTGTATTGGCGCAGCGGAGCTACCGAACTGGCCACTGGAAAGAAAACACTTACGTTACAACAATTTGAGAAAAAGTACCTCCATGAATTTCGCGAGTTAAGTCTGTCGTTGGCGAACCGGAATTTATATCGGCTTTATAAAAAGCATTTTGAGGGAAATCAGAATGTTATCGATCGACTAAGAGAATTTGATACACTGGCCAATGTGTTGTGGCCGTTGGCGCATATGAAATCGGCAGCCCATTACCTCGAAAAAGATCCTGAAGACATCAAGGCAACCGGTGGTACCAACTGGCAAAAGTACCTGCCCCCACGTTTTCAACGCATTATCTTTTTCCCGGAATTATGGACTGAACAAGAAAAGGCCGAGTGGGGGAAAGCTGCCTTCATCCGCAAATAG
- a CDS encoding acyl-CoA dehydrogenase family protein, whose product MASHTLEQKAVKSMKQDLFDHPDFYAIDSLLTEEHKLIRSSIRDFVKKEISPYIEDWAQRAHFPYEIVKKFGDIGAFGPSIPTEYGGGGLDYISYGLIMQEIERGDSGMRSTASVQGSLVMYPIYKFGSEAQRKKYLPKLGSGEWLGCFGLTEPDHGSNPSGMVTNFKDMGDHYLLNGAKMWISNSPKADVAVVWAKNEEGRIHGLIVERGMEGFSTPETHGKWSLRASATGELVFDNVKVPKENLLPGKSGLGAPMMCLDSARYGIAWGAIGAAMDCYDSARRYAIERIQFGKPIASFQLVQKKLAEMLTEITKAQLLNWRLGTLMNEGKATTAQISLAKRNNVHVALEIAREARQIHGGMGITGEYPIMRHMANLESVITYEGTHDIHLLILGKEITGIQAFV is encoded by the coding sequence ATGGCATCGCATACCCTGGAGCAAAAGGCTGTTAAATCCATGAAACAAGACCTGTTCGATCACCCTGATTTCTATGCAATTGACAGTTTGCTTACGGAAGAGCATAAACTCATCCGCAGTTCCATCCGGGATTTTGTGAAGAAGGAAATAAGCCCATACATTGAAGATTGGGCACAGCGGGCGCACTTTCCTTATGAAATCGTTAAGAAATTTGGTGATATCGGTGCGTTTGGACCATCCATTCCAACCGAATATGGTGGTGGCGGACTGGATTATATCTCCTATGGGTTAATTATGCAAGAGATTGAGCGCGGTGATTCAGGTATGCGTTCAACCGCTTCCGTGCAGGGCTCGTTGGTGATGTACCCGATTTATAAATTCGGAAGTGAGGCACAACGGAAAAAATATCTTCCAAAACTTGGGTCGGGTGAATGGTTGGGGTGCTTCGGGCTAACCGAACCCGATCATGGCTCGAATCCATCGGGCATGGTGACCAACTTTAAAGACATGGGCGATCATTACTTGTTAAATGGCGCCAAGATGTGGATATCCAACTCACCCAAAGCCGATGTGGCTGTGGTGTGGGCCAAGAATGAAGAAGGAAGAATTCACGGATTGATTGTGGAGCGCGGCATGGAAGGTTTTTCAACGCCTGAAACCCATGGCAAGTGGTCGCTGCGAGCAAGTGCAACCGGTGAGCTTGTTTTTGATAACGTAAAAGTTCCGAAAGAAAATCTGTTGCCCGGTAAAAGCGGATTAGGCGCACCCATGATGTGCCTGGACTCTGCTCGCTATGGCATTGCATGGGGAGCAATTGGCGCGGCTATGGATTGCTACGATTCAGCCAGACGCTATGCCATAGAACGCATTCAGTTTGGAAAACCCATTGCTTCATTTCAATTGGTGCAAAAGAAATTAGCTGAAATGCTAACGGAAATAACGAAGGCACAACTCCTGAACTGGCGATTAGGCACATTAATGAACGAGGGTAAAGCAACCACAGCACAAATTTCCCTGGCCAAACGTAACAATGTGCATGTAGCCTTAGAGATTGCCCGCGAAGCACGACAAATACATGGCGGTATGGGCATTACCGGTGAATACCCGATCATGCGCCACATGGCCAATCTTGAATCGGTAATTACCTATGAGGGCACACACGACATACACCTGTTGATTTTAGGCAAGGAGATTACGGGAATTCAGGCTTTTGTGTAG
- a CDS encoding TonB-dependent receptor produces the protein MRKLFLLKNNMRMAGLMVCLLFAGAHAMAQKAVVTGLVKDPSGVEMPAVNVLIKGSLTGVTTDANGRFSIEAGPDDVLVFSFIGYASQEIRVGSQSVINITLQEDITALQEVVVVGYGTQRKSDLTGALSSVSGESLRGTVTASIDQALQGRAAGVQVTQNSGQPGGAVSIRIRGTTSLTQSSEPLYIIDGIQVGGNAQGISGFDWQGGAGGQQQAASNPLAAINPTDIESIEILKDASATAIYGSRAANGVVIVTTKRGKQGEAKLNFNSFYAFQEVYKVFDMMDLPTYAQYNNEVAQEVSTITANPNFADPSLLGPGTDWQDAVFRVAPMQSHTLTATGGNENTQYMVSGGYFKQDGIIIGSNFDRFNLRANIDSRVKEKVKMGMSIGLSRKNETITLQDGGDGVISQAAQMGPHIPVRNFDGSFAGPSQQELSAQVGANPVALALLRNNTVLNNRLMSNMYVDVEFIKGLNFRSEIGVDYNTTLNKAFMPTYEWGRVRNTISQLGQRSDQSFFWLWKNYATYNKSFGGHDITAMAGIEAQKGRWENMIIYKFNVPNDLPVVSQGDVNENFPPTGQIEWNSLYSQFGRINYNYNDRYLLTATVRRDGSSRFGANNRWGVFPSVSFAWRVSNENFFPQNDVISNVKLRLGWGQTGNQEIQNYAFGSMLTTVQSFFGPSVRNNAYSNPDVQWEATAMTNIGLDAELWSGRATLTFEAYNKVTDNLLLQVPLPATFGNQVQGPQANVGSMTNKGVELTLTTVNIDKGRFKWTSNANLSVNRNRVTDMGGTTIFRNLYWYTGFETATMTRAGFPVGQFYGFVMEGIFTSKEEILNHAVQIQAPNSVTAENPNGVNLIERTQGLWLGDVKWKDINGDGVINSQDQTVIGDPNPDFTFGFNNTFTYGPFSLDLFIIGSVGGDILNYSRARNEQMIGNFDNQSMSVINRARTQLKPDGLDINVIDDVELVNPETNMPRFDNGGENRNHYMSSRWIEDGTYVRLQNTRFSYNLPQAILKKVKISNVQVYANIQNLATITKYKGLDPQIGAFNQSALMQNVDMGRYPAPRVYTFGINVDF, from the coding sequence ATGAGAAAATTGTTTTTACTGAAAAACAACATGCGAATGGCCGGCCTGATGGTGTGCCTGCTATTTGCGGGGGCGCACGCCATGGCACAAAAAGCTGTGGTTACCGGACTTGTGAAAGATCCTTCCGGTGTTGAAATGCCGGCAGTAAACGTACTAATTAAAGGATCGCTTACTGGTGTTACAACAGATGCCAACGGCAGATTCAGCATTGAAGCAGGCCCTGATGATGTGCTGGTATTCTCCTTTATTGGGTATGCCTCGCAGGAAATAAGAGTCGGCTCTCAATCGGTCATTAACATTACCCTACAGGAAGACATAACCGCTCTTCAGGAAGTAGTAGTGGTGGGTTATGGTACCCAGAGAAAAAGTGATTTAACAGGAGCGCTTTCTTCTGTTTCCGGAGAATCACTAAGGGGCACAGTAACCGCAAGTATTGATCAGGCTTTGCAAGGCCGTGCAGCCGGTGTTCAGGTAACACAAAACTCCGGTCAGCCGGGTGGTGCAGTGTCCATTCGCATCAGGGGAACAACTTCCCTTACACAAAGTAGCGAACCACTCTATATTATTGACGGCATTCAGGTTGGCGGTAATGCGCAGGGAATTTCCGGTTTCGACTGGCAGGGCGGAGCAGGAGGTCAACAACAAGCTGCCAGTAACCCGCTTGCGGCTATTAACCCAACCGACATTGAGAGTATAGAAATTCTTAAAGATGCTTCTGCTACCGCGATCTACGGATCACGTGCAGCAAATGGTGTTGTCATTGTTACTACAAAGCGGGGAAAACAAGGAGAAGCAAAACTCAATTTCAACAGCTTCTACGCCTTTCAGGAAGTGTATAAAGTGTTCGACATGATGGATTTACCCACCTATGCACAATACAATAATGAAGTTGCACAGGAAGTATCAACCATTACCGCTAACCCGAACTTTGCTGATCCGAGCCTGTTAGGTCCGGGCACCGATTGGCAGGATGCTGTTTTTCGTGTAGCCCCGATGCAAAGCCACACCCTTACTGCAACAGGCGGAAATGAAAATACTCAATACATGGTTTCGGGAGGATACTTCAAACAGGATGGTATCATCATCGGATCGAACTTCGATCGGTTTAACCTGCGCGCCAATATCGACAGCCGGGTAAAGGAAAAAGTAAAAATGGGAATGAGCATCGGTCTTTCCAGGAAGAACGAAACGATAACACTTCAGGATGGTGGTGATGGTGTAATCTCGCAGGCTGCACAAATGGGTCCACATATTCCTGTACGCAACTTTGATGGAAGCTTTGCGGGCCCAAGTCAACAGGAACTTTCAGCCCAGGTTGGCGCCAACCCAGTAGCACTTGCCCTATTGAGAAACAACACTGTACTCAACAACAGACTCATGTCGAACATGTATGTGGATGTTGAATTTATTAAAGGGCTAAATTTCAGGTCTGAGATTGGTGTTGATTACAACACCACACTTAATAAAGCTTTCATGCCAACGTATGAATGGGGGCGTGTTAGAAATACCATCAGTCAACTGGGGCAACGTTCGGATCAAAGCTTTTTCTGGCTGTGGAAAAATTATGCTACATACAATAAATCATTTGGTGGCCATGATATTACAGCCATGGCGGGTATAGAAGCCCAGAAAGGCCGTTGGGAAAATATGATCATCTATAAATTTAACGTACCGAACGACCTTCCGGTGGTTAGTCAGGGAGACGTTAACGAGAATTTCCCTCCTACCGGGCAAATTGAATGGAACTCCCTTTACTCACAATTTGGGCGAATCAACTACAACTACAATGATCGCTATCTGCTAACCGCGACTGTACGAAGAGATGGTTCTTCCCGGTTTGGTGCGAATAACCGATGGGGAGTATTCCCTTCCGTATCATTTGCATGGCGTGTTTCGAACGAAAACTTCTTCCCTCAAAATGATGTAATCAGTAACGTTAAACTGAGATTGGGATGGGGACAAACAGGTAATCAGGAAATCCAGAACTATGCTTTTGGTTCCATGCTCACTACGGTGCAATCTTTTTTCGGACCCTCCGTACGCAACAATGCCTACTCCAACCCGGATGTTCAATGGGAAGCTACTGCCATGACCAATATTGGATTGGATGCAGAATTGTGGAGTGGCCGGGCTACACTTACGTTTGAGGCCTACAATAAAGTAACCGATAACCTGCTACTTCAAGTGCCGCTGCCGGCAACATTTGGAAATCAGGTTCAAGGTCCTCAGGCCAATGTTGGCAGTATGACCAACAAAGGAGTTGAATTGACACTTACAACTGTAAACATCGACAAAGGAAGATTTAAATGGACGTCCAACGCAAACCTATCCGTTAACCGAAACCGCGTTACCGATATGGGTGGCACCACCATTTTCAGAAACCTGTATTGGTATACCGGATTTGAAACAGCAACCATGACACGCGCTGGTTTTCCGGTTGGTCAATTCTATGGTTTTGTGATGGAAGGCATCTTCACTTCAAAAGAAGAAATTCTAAACCATGCCGTTCAAATTCAGGCACCTAATTCAGTCACAGCTGAAAATCCAAATGGTGTTAACCTGATAGAAAGAACGCAAGGTTTGTGGTTAGGCGATGTTAAATGGAAAGACATTAACGGAGATGGCGTAATCAATAGTCAGGATCAAACAGTTATTGGCGATCCTAACCCCGATTTCACATTTGGTTTCAACAACACGTTCACCTATGGTCCATTTAGTTTGGATCTGTTCATCATTGGATCTGTTGGTGGCGACATTCTGAATTACTCACGCGCCCGTAATGAGCAAATGATTGGAAACTTTGATAACCAATCTATGAGTGTAATCAACAGGGCCCGAACCCAACTAAAACCGGATGGTCTTGATATAAACGTTATTGATGATGTGGAGCTGGTCAATCCAGAAACAAATATGCCACGATTTGATAACGGTGGAGAAAATCGCAATCACTACATGTCAAGCCGGTGGATTGAAGATGGCACCTATGTTAGACTTCAGAACACACGGTTCAGCTACAACCTACCGCAAGCGATTCTTAAAAAGGTTAAAATTTCCAACGTGCAGGTTTACGCCAACATTCAAAACCTGGCTACCATTACCAAGTACAAGGGACTTGACCCTCAAATCGGTGCGTTCAACCAAAGCGCATTGATGCAGAACGTTGACATGGGACGTTATCCGGCACCTCGTGTATACACATTCGGTATTAATGTTGATTTCTAA
- a CDS encoding RagB/SusD family nutrient uptake outer membrane protein, producing the protein MKQYTKYFLTAVLLVVLSSCKEDFLEYVPEDRPTVNSWYRNKSEIRQATASLYGRVWWSVNDQFSWLAGDVMAGDIHHNWDAEGQFFYMSFNEANQYIGQGWQGFYDVISFANLIIDDMPTIASGYGVDQTTINEGLGEARFMRGIAYYMLVEYWGEAPIIERAAEKVASGDLLLPKNTTASLYEFARRDLVFAAENLPATDDPGRVTQWAAKGLLAKLHLSLAQRSVGGENIGSANDFTLAANYAADVINNSGRSLHPNYEDLFKVENEHNPEILFAPQLINGGWGFGSSRQARFARSTVVTGDATAWGSGKCATVSLINTVSANAGGDTDLRRKAIYMQSGDHYDYISTENGGYTYNIVSRDAENTVIEGSTPTLTSLKKQIVGNDVDNGGFAITNQDSPLDIYYLRLADVYLLYTEALMGASNELSGGPGLDALNAVRARAGLDPRTTVTYEQLFNERRIELALEAQSWLDIKRRYYRNANEALNYLNSQNRTDMYFRIDANDALENDPAGYELVPAGTTSPNDNQNTDPVVVFTASKMRLPIPGNQVVINPLLAPDQEPVEYDFN; encoded by the coding sequence ATGAAGCAATACACAAAATATTTTTTGACTGCAGTACTCCTGGTTGTACTCAGCTCATGTAAAGAAGATTTTCTGGAATACGTTCCGGAAGACAGACCCACGGTAAATTCCTGGTACCGCAACAAAAGCGAAATACGCCAGGCAACAGCTTCCCTGTATGGACGCGTTTGGTGGAGTGTTAATGATCAATTCAGTTGGCTGGCCGGTGATGTAATGGCCGGTGACATTCACCATAACTGGGATGCCGAAGGACAATTCTTTTATATGTCGTTCAATGAAGCAAACCAGTATATCGGTCAAGGTTGGCAAGGATTTTATGATGTCATATCCTTTGCCAACCTCATCATTGACGATATGCCAACCATTGCCTCCGGTTACGGGGTTGATCAAACCACTATCAATGAAGGCTTGGGAGAAGCCAGGTTTATGCGCGGTATCGCCTACTATATGTTGGTTGAATATTGGGGCGAAGCACCCATTATTGAAAGAGCAGCAGAGAAAGTTGCCAGTGGCGACTTGTTGTTACCTAAAAACACAACAGCAAGCCTGTATGAATTTGCCCGAAGAGATTTGGTTTTTGCTGCCGAAAATCTTCCGGCTACAGATGATCCGGGAAGAGTAACGCAATGGGCCGCTAAAGGATTACTTGCCAAACTTCACCTTTCCCTGGCACAACGAAGTGTGGGTGGTGAAAACATTGGATCAGCTAATGATTTTACACTTGCCGCGAATTACGCAGCCGATGTAATCAATAACAGCGGGCGTTCGTTACACCCAAATTATGAGGACTTATTTAAGGTTGAGAATGAACACAATCCCGAAATTCTTTTTGCGCCACAACTCATAAACGGTGGTTGGGGATTCGGTAGCAGTCGTCAGGCGCGTTTTGCCCGAAGTACCGTTGTTACCGGTGATGCCACCGCGTGGGGATCAGGAAAGTGTGCTACCGTAAGTTTAATCAATACAGTTTCTGCAAATGCAGGCGGTGATACTGACCTACGTAGAAAGGCTATCTATATGCAAAGTGGTGATCACTATGATTACATCTCAACTGAAAATGGTGGATATACCTATAATATTGTTTCGCGCGATGCCGAGAATACAGTAATAGAGGGCTCTACGCCTACACTTACTAGTTTAAAGAAACAAATTGTTGGCAATGATGTCGACAATGGAGGTTTCGCAATCACAAATCAGGACTCACCGCTCGATATCTATTATTTACGCCTGGCCGATGTTTACCTGCTGTACACTGAAGCCTTGATGGGTGCAAGCAATGAATTATCCGGAGGCCCCGGACTTGATGCCCTTAACGCAGTACGGGCCAGGGCTGGTCTTGACCCACGAACTACCGTTACGTATGAACAGCTATTTAATGAACGGAGAATTGAGTTGGCATTAGAGGCCCAATCCTGGCTTGATATAAAACGCAGGTACTACCGCAATGCCAATGAAGCTCTCAATTACCTGAACAGCCAAAACCGGACCGACATGTATTTTAGAATTGATGCCAATGATGCTTTGGAAAATGATCCTGCCGGATATGAACTCGTTCCAGCCGGTACCACATCACCAAACGACAATCAAAATACGGATCCGGTTGTAGTGTTTACGGCTTCCAAAATGAGATTACCTATTCCTGGAAATCAGGTGGTGATTAATCCGTTACTGGCACCTGATCAGGAACCTGTAGAGTATGATTTCAACTAA
- a CDS encoding glycan-binding surface protein, which translates to MKLKKYLIGALIPCMLLSALLVPTSCEMTGDGTNIESPDGPPVINYIRLANPETSDSLIASATLGTGIVIMGKNLGGTREVWFNDQKAVGLNPTWVTNRNIFVSVPSIAPGTITDKLYLVDAKGNTLEYPFVVAIPPPVVTSARNEWPQDGENLVINGNYFFDPVTVTFSGGVQGEVVSVTQSRVEVTVPEGATEGPVTVATNFGDVESGFHVWDSRNIILNFDDKVANGWRIGLRENLENPIDGNYLVIRGNIAANQRDEGPGAPSESPLCMEFWGGPAGRTENFYPLYPNSYREYVVKFEAKIKNWYGGYLNLCLSTPTHAGSNQEIWSNSLNARAIWGPWAATGSEVTTNGRWITVTIPLTEFQYYMGMEGSNVVYTPNQPFVESAAGSFSTWFLGSPENNGGNVEFHIDNIRFVEF; encoded by the coding sequence ATGAAACTGAAAAAATATTTAATTGGTGCACTCATACCATGTATGCTGTTAAGTGCACTTCTTGTTCCAACATCATGCGAGATGACTGGAGATGGAACGAACATAGAATCACCTGATGGGCCTCCTGTCATCAACTACATCCGGTTGGCTAACCCTGAAACTTCAGATTCGCTAATCGCGAGCGCAACACTGGGAACAGGTATAGTGATTATGGGTAAAAACCTGGGTGGAACCCGTGAAGTTTGGTTTAACGACCAAAAAGCTGTTGGGTTAAATCCAACCTGGGTTACAAACCGTAACATTTTTGTGAGTGTACCCAGTATTGCACCCGGTACAATCACAGACAAGTTGTATCTGGTTGATGCAAAAGGAAACACACTTGAATATCCATTTGTGGTGGCCATTCCACCCCCTGTTGTTACCAGTGCACGTAACGAATGGCCTCAAGATGGTGAGAACCTGGTGATCAACGGCAACTACTTTTTCGATCCTGTAACCGTTACATTTTCAGGTGGTGTTCAAGGTGAAGTCGTATCCGTAACACAGTCGCGTGTAGAGGTTACCGTTCCTGAAGGTGCCACAGAAGGGCCTGTCACTGTTGCTACAAATTTTGGAGACGTTGAGTCCGGCTTTCATGTTTGGGATTCACGAAACATCATTTTGAATTTTGATGACAAAGTGGCAAATGGATGGCGAATTGGATTACGTGAAAATCTCGAAAACCCGATAGATGGAAACTATTTGGTGATCCGTGGGAATATTGCCGCTAACCAACGCGATGAAGGCCCTGGCGCACCATCAGAATCACCGCTTTGTATGGAGTTCTGGGGTGGACCTGCCGGTCGTACTGAGAATTTTTATCCGTTATACCCCAACTCATATCGTGAGTACGTAGTGAAGTTTGAAGCCAAAATCAAAAACTGGTATGGTGGATACCTCAACTTGTGTTTGTCTACACCTACCCATGCAGGAAGCAATCAGGAAATCTGGAGCAACAGCTTAAATGCAAGAGCCATTTGGGGACCGTGGGCAGCAACAGGTTCGGAGGTTACCACAAACGGAAGATGGATCACCGTAACCATTCCATTAACCGAATTCCAGTATTATATGGGCATGGAGGGATCGAATGTGGTGTA